The Prochlorococcus marinus XMU1412 genome includes the window AGACACAAATTCACATATAAAATCCTCAATATCATTAATACTTACTTCTTTAAATAAAAGTCCTGGTAAACCATGATGTTTTTCTACTGATATTTTTTGATTAAGAGATAAAGCATTTATTAATTTCTTTGAAAGATCAAAATTTCGTTTAAGGATATTTTTATCCTTTGGGAGAGTAGTTGTTTCAATAAATCTTGAAGACAGAGATACATTTATTGTCCTTTTCTGACCAACTCCCATTTTATTTAATGCAGTTATATGTAATGAGAGAGGATTATCCCTAACCATAAGTCCAAATTCTAATGGAGATTTTTTTAACCTTTCCATTTGTTTTACTTGTTCACCGATATTATTCACCTCTTCAGCAATAAACTGGTAAAAATCTATAGCATTTAACGTCATCCAGATTTTACATAAATCCTCATAGCCATCTCTATAACCAAACCATCTACCCATTTGTAGAAGAGTATCGCACATTTGGGTATTCCTTAAAATATATGTAATGGCTAACCCATGAACTGTGAATCCTCTTGATAAAGAGTGGCCTCCGATTACAATATAAGATTTTGCTTTTATTTTTGGATCGCCATCTTTATATTCAACAGGATCAGAAGACTCTTGATTTATAGATTTTATTTCTATTCTGAGATATGTTTTTTTTATTGCATTTTTAATATCTGGCCATTTCTCTTTGATGTTATTTGAATAATATTTGATAAAAACATCTTCAAAAATCTTTAATCTATTTTTTGCATCTTCATTTTCTAAAAATAAATTATGTCTTAATAAATTATCGAGCCTATCTTTTTCTCTTGTAATTTCCAATTTCAATTGCTCTTGAACAGAAGTAAATAATGAAACATTGATCATCATGGAGACATCTTTAGAGTCAAAAATATCCCTTAAATAAAAAATTGCATTTACTAAATAAAAAGCTATTATTGCTTCTTTTAAGCTTGTAGGGATTTTGGGCTCAAGAACCTTCTTATGCTTAAGAGGTATATAGTCTTCATTATCAGTTATTTTTTCAATAGTATTTGAATTATATGGATCATCATCCAAGAATATTTTTTTAGGACCAAAATAATTTGTGGGAGGAGAAATTCTTGTTATGAAATTTTTTGGGAAAAGATCCCCGCCAATCATTTCATCCTTATCATCAGGATCTATAAAAATATTTGCAAAAGGTGTTGCTGTATATCCTATGTAAGAACTTTTGGTAAAGATATTTAATATTTCTCTTATATCTTTATTTATTCTTGTTGGGTCATCATTATCGCTGCCATATTTTGTATTTATTGAAGCATTATCGGCTTCATCATCAATCAATATCATTGGTAAATTAATTTTCCCATCTCTAAATAATTTTGAGCTACTAAAGTAACTTTTTACGTTGTTAAGAACGTTAGTATTTTTTTTAATTACTGCGACCACTGGTTTTTCATCTCTCGAAAATTTAAGTCTCTCAAGAGCAGGAGCATCAAAGTCAAATTTATCTGTAATAGAAACTGGTTCTTTTACATCATTAATAATGATCTTTGGCTTTATAAATCCATCATTTATTCTTTTTTGTGTTTGTTCTCGAAGATTATTATCTCTTCCTGCAATAACAATAATTACTTTATAACCTAAGTCAGCTGCTTTGGTTATCAAGGCAATATAGTTTGCAGTCTTGCCACTTTGAACTGATCCGATAACTAATCCTTTTCTGTCCCATCCATTTTTTTTTGTTGGATCAGGGTCTCCGCATTTAGATATTATCCTGTCAGTGTCTAATCCTATTGTTGTTAGAACGTTATCAGAGAAACTTCCTTTTTTGGATAAGAGATTTTTGTAGTTAGACCAGTATCCTTCATTTAAAACTTGCTTCCTCTCAGGAGTTAACCATTCTTCAAAGTTTTCAGAATCATCTTCAATCGTCGAACATATATCCATATCTATTCCTTCTATTTCCTGAATCTTTAAAATAACTTCTTGAATATCTTCTTCGTTTAAACTAGAAAAATTTGGTGCTTGAGAATTGAACCTTACGGAATGTTCGATTGCTTCTTCAGATGAATCTCCAGGGAAAGCAATGTGTAAATGGTTTTGCGATAGACGTTGTAGTAATTTTTTTAAATCCACTTTATTTAAAAATTCTCATAAACTGTCTTTGATAGATTCCCAGTTTTCTCTAAATATATCAATACCTTTCAAAATATCATAACTATCTTCCACAGATAAACCTTGTTTAATGTAGTAATCAATAATATTTTTTGCGTGGTCTAAAATTTCTTTAATAGTTAATTCTTCGGTTATGAGATTTTTTGGGTTTTCAGCATAATCAGAAGATATTAATTGCAGTGGAATTCTTTTTTCTACTAAAGAAAATATTTTTTCTGCTTCATCAGCTAATTCCTCGCTTAAAGAATTTAGTAGAAACTTTATGGATGGATGATCTTTGCTGATTTTGTAAATTATTTGTCTATCAGTAGAAACAAATCTTTCCCAAATTGGAGACTTTTGCTTGTTTATTAAAGCTTTAGCTCTTTTTGCAAATTTCTTTATTGCAGGTCTTGAGAA containing:
- a CDS encoding Z1 domain-containing protein, with translation MDLKKLLQRLSQNHLHIAFPGDSSEEAIEHSVRFNSQAPNFSSLNEEDIQEVILKIQEIEGIDMDICSTIEDDSENFEEWLTPERKQVLNEGYWSNYKNLLSKKGSFSDNVLTTIGLDTDRIISKCGDPDPTKKNGWDRKGLVIGSVQSGKTANYIALITKAADLGYKVIIVIAGRDNNLREQTQKRINDGFIKPKIIINDVKEPVSITDKFDFDAPALERLKFSRDEKPVVAVIKKNTNVLNNVKSYFSSSKLFRDGKINLPMILIDDEADNASINTKYGSDNDDPTRINKDIREILNIFTKSSYIGYTATPFANIFIDPDDKDEMIGGDLFPKNFITRISPPTNYFGPKKIFLDDDPYNSNTIEKITDNEDYIPLKHKKVLEPKIPTSLKEAIIAFYLVNAIFYLRDIFDSKDVSMMINVSLFTSVQEQLKLEITREKDRLDNLLRHNLFLENEDAKNRLKIFEDVFIKYYSNNIKEKWPDIKNAIKKTYLRIEIKSINQESSDPVEYKDGDPKIKAKSYIVIGGHSLSRGFTVHGLAITYILRNTQMCDTLLQMGRWFGYRDGYEDLCKIWMTLNAIDFYQFIAEEVNNIGEQVKQMERLKKSPLEFGLMVRDNPLSLHITALNKMGVGQKRTINVSLSSRFIETTTLPKDKNILKRNFDLSKKLINALSLNQKISVEKHHGLPGLLFKEVSINDIEDFICEFVSRSPLTNPIEPIIKYINDRSDELSSWDVFVTSPRKKSRYAFRNIKVGDISIGTSGRQLIIASDDKIKFANGKISGRYIEKVGLSELAVENEINKWRDQNRLKILKNEIDKDGYPDSIFRVKGRKPLLVLHFIDLFKDTDSLRYSFEDNDFAHATWSISFPPTKKHQEATQYFVNKTWRQMNFFDNLESNELIELKGSDGS